The genome window TCTGCAGCTGGTGCAGACCCATAACTTGGATATGCTGTTTGTGATGGCCCAGATACTGCATATGGGTATGGTTGTTGTGTTGGCATATTCGTGCCATATGACTGGGCAGGAGTTGAACCTTGATAAGGCATATCCCCTGGTTGAGTAGCTCTAGGGGGACCATAAGATTGTGGAGGCTGTCCCTGTGATGGCATGCCATATAATGGTGGCTTGCCATACTGCTGCGGTGCAGGGTAATTAGGTTGAGCAACAGCCTGAGGATAGGTTGATTGAGAATTTACATGTCCCCCATAAGAATGTTGAGTAGGAGCACGATTTTCATACTTTGACTCATCATATCCCTGTCCATAACCTTGTTGGGGAAGTCCTGCCTGAGAATAAGCTGTCTGATGACCATAATCCTGGCCTTGTGGCTGTCCATAGTTGTAATTCACCTGAGCTGGGGTTGGTACCATAGAAGGTACAGGGGAAGGACCCGCACCATGTGGGGGGGCTGAACTGGGAAGCTGTGTGGATGGTGGAGCTTCGGATAAATGACCCCCTTGTCCTCCATAATACTCATAACCACCATTATGTGGCGGTGGCCCTTGAAAGCTGTGGTGAGGCCTTTGCTCCCAACCAGAACCAAAGCTGCTTCTTGGAGCCATATGTTGAGGATAGTTTCCATATGGTGGAGGAGCATATGGTTGATTGTGAGAAGGATACGGCCCACGATGCTGGTAATCATATGCTGTTGGCTGGCCAAAATGAGAGCCCCGCTGACCCCATTGGGGTGGGCCACCAGATCCACGGGGTGGGCGATAGGCCTGCTGACCAAAGCCACCAGATGATGGCCTGACAGGCTATACAAGCAAAACACAAGGTAAAGTAAGTAAATAGGGAAATTTTCTTAAAACAGAATAATATCAGTATACATAGAGCTAAGCCAAAGTAACTTTTCATACCCATTTTGAGAAAACATTTAATAGCCATGATTAGTCATATTCAAagctaaaagtaaaaaaaaataaaaattgcttgGGAACTAACAGAATAGCATGCAGTAGGCTGTCAAAATAATGCAATATCCATAGCCTGTCGCATCATCAGGAGCTCGACCACAGTAGTTAATCAAGTAGAcactaacaaaataaaatcacaCCAAATGCTTGATGTTATCACAGGGAAAAAAAGATCTCACATCAGCAAACAAGTGAGGGAAAAGGAAGGAGCCTGACAATGACAAAGCAAAACTCATAATGCTCTATGAGCTAAATTTCAATCTATCAATTCAACAACTAACCAGAGCTAGCCAATCTTACAAGAGATGACACATTGAGGTTTAAATTCTGCCTCTTAACAACATATCAATGTgttctattaaaaaatgtttaaaacagAATAAggtgaaaactgaaaacaagAAATACCAAGTCGATATAGAAGGGACCACCAGTCACTAGATATTGAATAAGTCAATGTTACCTATAATCACTAATCCGTCATAAAAGTAAAGACAAGTACAGCCAAAAGGTAATGAAAATGCATGCTAAGATCAAACACAATATCCTTCCACTCTGTTATGAAGATCCACAAAAGCACACTAAGTTTTCAacattcaaaattcatttttgaatCAACAAACAAGGTTTCCTTGCCTTTCAATACTTACAACATCAATGTAGCATTCATCTAACATGCTAGCACTTTAAACCATGAGTATCATTAGGTTAAATATGTTAGAGAGCATGCAAATGAACACCATATACTGACACTGACCCCTGATCATACGACTACTTTAATTGCAATTTCCTCGACCTCAATAATCACCAGATGACATGAATTgcttattaaatatttcttagtATAGAACTagataaagaaacaaaagaatacaACCCCAACACAGTTAAAATCATCAGACTCCATTACTTCACCAGGTATGACTCTTTCCTTCCAAAATCTCTCATGCAAATCACACAGCAGCTCTATTTGAGCACCAAGGCCAGCACAACATTAGTCTTACTGAATCATGATTTTTAAGTCTTGAAGCAATCTTACCAACCATTAAACATCCTGCAATCTGAGGTTTTAATGCCAGCCACCTCTCTTCAGTGGATGAAAGTGAATATGTTGTCTATGCTACATCAAGAAAGCAATGCTGACCCCAGGGAAAAGGCAATAGCCAAATCTGCATTTTTAAAGCCAACCAATTCGAAATTGGCAccttcaagaaaaataaaacattgcaACTGACATCTTGGTTCACATATACGATCTTCCTAGAAGATTTAATTGACCTTGGCATGGATTATTGATCAATTTCCAAACTCACGAACACTGTTTCAGGTGATCAATCTCACTTCTATGGCAGCAATTGATACAATACTTCCAAAATGGATCATACAGGCATTGAATACATGGGACACTTCCTTGAACACAATCATGATTTCAATTGCTTTCACAAACAATTGTGGAGTACCACTGAACCCAAAtagaacaaacataaaaaaatatgaagtttTGTCTAGATCCCTATTATATACATGCACCCTACATGGAAAATGTCTAGATCCCGATTTTACAtggataattatataattaatcattttttagtaatttgtttattttgcaTGATAGTTTCAAATGATGTGGTAGATAGACCTCATAATTATAcagaaaaaaatcaacatcagtCACCAATATGAAATCTAGGCAAACTGGTGGTGCATACTTTCAAGTAAGAGCAAAGCATGGCATCCTTCCACATAGTACTTAGTATCATACCAACACCATAAGTGATAATCCAGAACAACAAAACTTTACAAGCAATGTGTCGTGGTATTACCCAATAACTCCACAGCAAACAAGACATAAACCTTAGATTTCCATTCAAAAAAAGAACTGGAAGTTGGCACAAAATATGGTTCTGGATGCAGTAATACAAGATAATCAGACTACCACaggtcatgaaaaaaaaatactacaatttGTTCAGCCAAATTCAACGCATGCAAATATCTTGACATAAAATCACAACACACATATCAAAAGAATGCAGAATTGTGAGCATTAATATAAGAACTATACTAAACAGATAAGCACCAATGATATCTGAActttaaaattgtgaaatttctcAGCATAAGCATGGATAGTCAAACAAACCTGATTCATGACCTCCTTTATCAATTCTTGTGCAATTTCAATTTGCCTCTTATCACCAGTAACTTGGACAGTCCTTTCTTTGGAATCATCCCCTTCTGGAAGATGTTGAGGTATCAactaaaacatgaaaaaagaaCATCGTCAAAATACACAAGCTAAATTCAAAAGAGGAGAATGAAAGGAGAAAATATACAAGAATCTCATCAATCAACTCTCTCTCTCAAGTGCCAAACGCTTCTGTAATgttttaattaagattaaatagaagagattattaaattattaaagggGAGTTATCAATCCCATATAGTAAAACAAAGCAGCCACACCCAAAACTGCTAGGCTAGCAAGATGGTTGATATAATTCATTATACATGTacataaattctaaaaaataaagaaaaatatcaaaaattaaatacatacataatcAGGATTCAAAAGTCAGTGTCAAGCTAAACACACAAAGCAATTACAACAGACATCAAgcaataaaataagtttaagcCTCTAAGCTCAAAAGAAACTCAATGCACAAGAAACAAGTGTGAGCAACACTTCAGCAGAACAaacttaaatttcaaaaataagaatGATTTCCGGATGCAAAGGAAACCAGGAATCCCTTCATTATTATATTCTAATTTTAGCATCACAGAGAATCAAATAgtcattattattaaatttttaagctTCAATATAAAGACCAATATTAGCAGCTTAATCCTTTTCCAATTTAGATCCTGCCTAAACCACACAtgtttagtataaaaataaaaaggttcaAGGTAAACGATAACAACTACCTGGATGCGTGCCCCGGATTTGGTCTGCAGGCTTTTAATTGTTTCCCCACCTCTCCCTATGATTAATCCAACCTGCATAAAAGAAACCAATGTTACTCAATGTTTTAtacataaacataaaacatgaaaaataaccTTTAAAAGAAACTAGAATACATTATTAGTTTATCACCTTTTCATTTGGAACTTGTATCTGAATTTGTTCAGATCCCACGGTAGCTTGAGCAGGGGAGAGGCCTCGAGCTACAAGTGAAGGAGAACCCCCAGCATCAGCCTGTAGAATCTCAAAATGAAACAACAACATTGTAAGAATAAAAGCAAGAAAAAAGGGAACAGCAAGAATGAGAAAAAGATTGGATGTGATATCAAACCTCTGCAATCACAGCATTCATTAGTTTTTCTGCCTTATCAATACTTTCCAAACTTCCTATCAATTCCACAGACCTTGTTGCACAGAGAGGATCAGCATCAGCATCCCTCGTGATCTGAATCTTTGCACCTGAATTGTACTGCAGGTATCGTATAGTATCTCCAGCCTTGCCAATAAGTACACCAACCTGTGCATAAGTAGAATAAATCCATTAAAGGACTGCTCCCAATCCAAGATAGAAATTCCATTATACATTGATTAGAAAATAAGAAAGCTTCTGGAGAAGATGTAACAAAACTGTGACCAGTCAATAATATGATAAAGAACTGGGAATGGTATGCAGAGAAACCCCAGAACCAAAACAAGTTCAATAGAGGACCAGCTAAAcaggattttaaacttttagcCTTGAAACACCTtaacacacacaccctcatgcCCAAAACAGGAAATTTGAAGTGTGAAGTTTACAGAAATAGACATCTACAGTGGCCCAACATCAAGACTGGATAAACTTGAGGCTTGATACCATATTAGAAATGAATTGAACCTAACTCGACCCAAAAACTAGCTCTAGAGGAAGAGGATTCCCAGGTTTTGTAAAAGAGTATTTTGGCTATATTCCTATAGCTAATGTGAGGCCTCTTAACAGTATGAAGTTTAATTACAGAAGAAATACACATAATACATTTAGTGCTCAAACACTGATATACATTTTGACTAACATTTTCAAACTGAGTCCAATTCTAAAAACATGTTAGAGCCATACAAGCATATGCCCAACACATAACTGATACTAACATTATACAAAAGATGAAGTAAAACTACAAACCATGACAAAGGAAATTTCTCAAATGCATTGTGTTTGACAAAGATAAATGTTCAGTGGAACCCATAAAATCTAGTATTGACATATACATATAACATACTTGAGCCCAATAACATGCATCTAAGAGAATTGAAATACCTTGTTGTTAGGAACCTCAATTTTCCGTGTAGTTATTTCATCCCCAGATGTAGGTTGCTTTTGCCCAGAAGATGTATCTTGCTGAAAGCAAGTACAAGAAATtcatacaaataatattttggaGTAATATACAAATAGGTAAGAACAAATATGCTATTCAAATATCTAGGAATTCTTCACACAATAACCCACTTATTAGATCAACAGAAATTCAGAATCATAATCAACACCTTATTATAGGGAACTTCCACATTGTGCAAAGCAGTGTCAACTGAATTAGGTTGCTTGTCTCCAGAAGAAGCATCTTGCTCAGTTGAGTCCTTAGATTGTTGTTGAGTTTCTTTAGAAAGCTCCTCTGCATTTTCTTGTCCAGAGTCCTCTACGTGAGGTTCTTTGGCATCAGCTGGCTCGTTATTCTCAGCTGAAGTTTGTTCATTAGCAGTTGCCTCTGAATGATCTACGGATATAGTTTTATCATGCTCGGGAGTGACATTCTCCAGAGTGGATCTTTCCTCAGTCTCTTTTCCTGGCTCAGCAACCTGCTCATCTTGATGCCCATTTGTATTATTAGCTGTTGACACCAAAACCAAAGCATGATTAACACCTAAAGTTCTGTACAATAAAGTACCATGAGGAATGCTAGCAACATACTCTTTCTAATACACGCActtatattataagaaaaaaatgagtgaGATTCATTAAACAAGGGTGTGTTGTTAGCATTTATCATAGTGTCATTGTAATATCAAACCATTTctactctttctttctctttcccgcctaaatcctatatcatcctCGAGAAtagtgaagaaaataaattattattattattattgcgaGCATTGCAAAAACACGAATAGTTGAGATGGACAATAACAGTACCGAGGCCATCCTGGTGGTCGTCGAGGCGGAGGCGCTTGTTCTCGGTCTCGGCGGAAACCGCGGCATCGGCGTTCTCGGCGTCGGAGATGGAGATGGAGTTGGCATTAGATTCGGTGTTTTCGGGTTGCAGATCTTCGAGCTTGCGTTTGTTATCAGAGGGAACGGGGCTGGCAGCGGGTGCCACAACTTCTTCCTCCGCCATGAACTGTGACTGTGAATGAGAAGCGCGCGCGCAGAGAGGGAAATGAGTGAGTGAGTTCGATCGAGAGGAACAGATATTTTTTGTGTCAGTGCCACTGGTTCTGATTTTAGGGTTACGACCTACGCACCCCAGTCGCACCCTTGGGTTTAGTACTACTACCCATCTATAATCTACTGTGCTATCAATCTATCTTGCCTATTGGGCTTTTTCTGTTGTTAATGGGGTCCAGAAAATGCAACAATTCTATGGGTTTGagtccttttatttttcctttttgcaaaactgaattatttttgtgaatttttattctattaatcTTATATACAATGTTTTCTTTAagtttagatatatttttagtctcttaaattTACACCAATCTTATCTTTGGTCtttcaaattgaaaattatttttttccccacaatttaaaaaataataataatctctcTTTACATAAGTCGTTAGTTgttaatatatgataaataatgtaattttggaaaatcaatgaaatttttttaattatcataatttggttgtgttaaaaaataccataatttaacttataattaaaatttatatatttttttgacggTTATAGACCGCCAAAATctagagagtaaaaaaaaatcatattctcAAACAAATTAGTTACACCACAATTTAGATACCAAACAAATCAAATATTCAGATCcttactttttttcctttgattttatCAAAACCTGAAATCCATTGGAAAAGAAAGCAAACAAGAGGGATCGAGGATGAACATTCCAAGTGTTTGGTTGAAGAAGATCTGAGAAGGAAGGGAAGGGGTGAGAATGATGGAGATCGAGTGCAGGGTTGAAACCACGACGTTGTTGTGGAGGTTTGTCTTCACAAGAAGGAGTGACATGATAAAAGAATCTCCTAgacatattattaaataaatcaaaaatgataaattgataaaacTACTCCTAATTTAGTTCATTTTGATGGTTAATTAAGGAATCTTTTACCTCAACACATGTTATGCATTTCATGTGTACATTCACATCTCTTGTATACCCACTTAGCTCCCTAATgttcagataaaaaaaataataggtaaaataaaatgacaaaaggaaaaaataacaaCCATAAAACCTTACCACAGCCTCACTGCATCTGACTACCGATATCATCCTTCAATCATCATGCATCGTGCTTCATAACTCATAAGCATGCTGCATTTGCTGTAAAACTGTAAGGCATGACTGTGCAAATGTTTGATTTCGTTGTATGTGATTGGTGAGCTTCAGTTCAATGCAAGGATGTTCTGTATAGCTGTAAGGTATGACTGCTTTGATTTCACATCTGCATTTACTCTTGCAGATATTCgtgtttctttttctattttgtctGTGTTTGCACCAGTTGTCCtctatttttcacttttattcctATGGATTTGGTGTACCTAACTTGTCTAGATTTTCACTTATATGAATTATATTTGACTTTCTGTTTCTATTATTAACTATctttaatcaaaatttgtttCATCATAAAAGCATGGGAGGATCAATTGCTGTGCATGTTGCTGCAAGGAGATCATTGTCCACCTTGGCTGGGTTGCTTGTTGTGGATGTTGTAGAGGTTGGTTTCTATAGTTAATTTCCATTTTGCTTTCCATGGTTACTTATTCATCATTGGCAAAGAAATGTTAATTGTGTGAAGAATTTCAGGGAACAGCAATGACTTCACTAATTCATATGCAGAAAATCATATCAAGCAGGATGCAACATTTTTCAAGCATTGAAAAAGCTGTAAGCTCTGGCTCTAGCCTCTATACCTTCTTTCATCTGCATTTCAAGTCTTGTGTAACCTGGTCTAGACAGCTATTTTTGGTTTcgatcttatttattttctttgcatTTGTTGTCATTTATTAAAacattctttaaatatttagttttgCATGTCACCGTAATCCTAATTTATTATACACTTCTTGAATATTGGGTCCTGTTTTAGAAGTGTCCCAGAAATTGATGTTtgaaactttaaatttttttattgaaagatcttaacaaaattttaatatagtaattatttttaatgataaaagaGGCCAGATTGCtgtaaattgtcaattttttaactagaaataataatttaacagcTTCATGGCAAGATAGTACTA of Glycine soja cultivar W05 chromosome 1, ASM419377v2, whole genome shotgun sequence contains these proteins:
- the LOC114366952 gene encoding far upstream element-binding protein 2-like isoform X1; the encoded protein is MAEEEVVAPAASPVPSDNKRKLEDLQPENTESNANSISISDAENADAAVSAETENKRLRLDDHQDGLANNTNGHQDEQVAEPGKETEERSTLENVTPEHDKTISVDHSEATANEQTSAENNEPADAKEPHVEDSGQENAEELSKETQQQSKDSTEQDASSGDKQPNSVDTALHNVEVPYNKQDTSSGQKQPTSGDEITTRKIEVPNNKVGVLIGKAGDTIRYLQYNSGAKIQITRDADADPLCATRSVELIGSLESIDKAEKLMNAVIAEADAGGSPSLVARGLSPAQATVGSEQIQIQVPNEKVGLIIGRGGETIKSLQTKSGARIQVLIPQHLPEGDDSKERTVQVTGDKRQIEIAQELIKEVMNQPVRPSSGGFGQQAYRPPRGSGGPPQWGQRGSHFGQPTAYDYQHRGPYPSHNQPYAPPPYGNYPQHMAPRSSFGSGWEQRPHHSFQGPPPHNGGYEYYGGQGGHLSEAPPSTQLPSSAPPHGAGPSPVPSMVPTPAQVNYNYGQPQGQDYGHQTAYSQAGLPQQGYGQGYDESKYENRAPTQHSYGGHVNSQSTYPQAVAQPNYPAPQQYGKPPLYGMPSQGQPPQSYGPPRATQPGDMPYQGSTPAQSYGTNMPTQQPYPYAVSGPSQTAYPSYGSAPAADGYSHPPPASGPPYTQPGAQPTYGQPAAQPAASYAQVGPTGYGSYPSSQPSYPEQPAPNNAVYGYQAPQDPGYSTGAAPAYSTAQPSGQPGYVQPTPTQTGYEQSNTQPAGYAAVPASASAVYGKTLSPQPAAYQYDSTQVYGAPR
- the LOC114366952 gene encoding far upstream element-binding protein 1-like isoform X2, with the protein product MAEEEVVAPAASPVPSDNKRKLEDLQPENTESNANSISISDAENADAAVSAETENKRLRLDDHQDGLANNTNGHQDEQVAEPGKETEERSTLENVTPEHDKTISVDHSEATANEQTSAENNEPADAKEPHVEDSGQENAEELSKETQQQSKDSTEQDASSGDKQPNSVDTALHNVEVPYNKQDTSSGQKQPTSGDEITTRKIEVPNNKVGVLIGKAGDTIRYLQYNSGAKIQITRDADADPLCATRSVELIGSLESIDKAEKLMNAVIAEADAGGSPSLVARGLSPAQATVGSEQIQIQVPNEKVGLIIGRGGETIKSLQTKSGARIQLIPQHLPEGDDSKERTVQVTGDKRQIEIAQELIKEVMNQPVRPSSGGFGQQAYRPPRGSGGPPQWGQRGSHFGQPTAYDYQHRGPYPSHNQPYAPPPYGNYPQHMAPRSSFGSGWEQRPHHSFQGPPPHNGGYEYYGGQGGHLSEAPPSTQLPSSAPPHGAGPSPVPSMVPTPAQVNYNYGQPQGQDYGHQTAYSQAGLPQQGYGQGYDESKYENRAPTQHSYGGHVNSQSTYPQAVAQPNYPAPQQYGKPPLYGMPSQGQPPQSYGPPRATQPGDMPYQGSTPAQSYGTNMPTQQPYPYAVSGPSQTAYPSYGSAPAADGYSHPPPASGPPYTQPGAQPTYGQPAAQPAASYAQVGPTGYGSYPSSQPSYPEQPAPNNAVYGYQAPQDPGYSTGAAPAYSTAQPSGQPGYVQPTPTQTGYEQSNTQPAGYAAVPASASAVYGKTLSPQPAAYQYDSTQVYGAPR